One genomic segment of Candidatus Baltobacteraceae bacterium includes these proteins:
- a CDS encoding M56 family metallopeptidase, producing the protein MIDTFLLDGLWQGALVAAVAALVTVLLPQRHAATRYAVWFAALLTLVMLPVVSQWHPAPAIATLPAPVANTAKATALVTARAAGASGAWLLSVWLAGVLFGLARLVRSYVRIGRIVRRATPSPELGHRVMTSADIPIPIAAGLFTPVVIIPAPLVNVLERGDLERIVQHERAHIRRGDIAANLVQRLIEAGLFFNPWVYLIGRQLVKERESACDDWAVHATGDPDRYASCLAEVAQGAARQRTPLLTPSAIGSKRILLKRIARLLNGKASQLKTNYFVLSASVAVFALLAFALQMRWGLAAPATTVALACGADVKILNPVPPDIARADYRYNVWASALVTVAPDGHVISVKIVKSSGSAAIDRDVVKAAWSSTYSPAMSACKAVTSQYLFKARTGSPGA; encoded by the coding sequence ATGATCGACACCTTTCTGCTCGACGGCCTTTGGCAGGGCGCGTTGGTCGCCGCGGTCGCCGCGCTCGTGACCGTCCTTCTCCCGCAACGCCATGCCGCCACACGATATGCGGTCTGGTTCGCGGCGCTGCTGACCCTGGTGATGCTGCCGGTCGTGAGTCAATGGCATCCCGCGCCGGCGATTGCAACGCTGCCTGCGCCGGTGGCAAACACGGCGAAGGCAACCGCTCTCGTCACCGCGCGCGCGGCCGGCGCGAGCGGCGCGTGGCTTCTGTCGGTTTGGCTTGCCGGCGTGCTGTTCGGCCTCGCGCGTTTGGTGCGCAGTTACGTGCGAATCGGCCGGATCGTACGTCGCGCGACGCCCTCGCCCGAGCTCGGCCATCGCGTCATGACCTCCGCCGACATCCCGATTCCGATCGCCGCCGGGCTATTCACGCCTGTCGTGATCATCCCGGCGCCGCTCGTGAACGTGCTCGAGCGCGGCGATCTCGAGCGCATCGTACAGCACGAGCGCGCGCACATTCGGCGCGGCGACATCGCCGCAAACCTCGTCCAGCGGCTCATCGAAGCCGGACTCTTCTTCAACCCATGGGTCTATCTCATCGGCCGGCAGCTCGTCAAAGAGCGCGAGTCCGCGTGCGACGATTGGGCGGTACACGCGACCGGCGACCCGGATCGCTACGCGTCGTGCTTGGCGGAGGTGGCGCAAGGCGCGGCGCGCCAACGCACCCCACTCCTCACCCCGAGCGCAATCGGCTCGAAACGCATCCTTCTCAAACGCATCGCGCGTTTGCTCAATGGAAAGGCCTCGCAGTTGAAAACGAATTACTTCGTTCTCTCGGCCAGTGTGGCGGTGTTCGCCCTCCTTGCCTTCGCGTTGCAGATGCGGTGGGGTCTAGCCGCGCCGGCGACGACTGTCGCACTCGCGTGCGGCGCGGATGTCAAGATCCTCAATCCGGTGCCGCCCGACATTGCGCGCGCGGATTACCGCTACAACGTGTGGGCAAGCGCGCTGGTGACGGTTGCACCCGACGGCCACGTGATCAGCGTGAAGATCGTGAAGTCCAGCGGGAGCGCCGCCATCGACCGGGACGTCGTCAAAGCCGCGTGGTCGTCGACCTATTCGCCGGCCATGAGCGCGTGTAAAGCCGTCACCAGTCAATATCTCTTTAAGGCGAGAACCGGGTCGCCGGGTGCGTGA
- a CDS encoding BlaI/MecI/CopY family transcriptional regulator, with translation MSRKKSRILTDHELRLMEVLWKRGRATVADVVDALAPPPLAYSTVLTTLRTLEQKGYIAHDEDGRSYVYRPLVARDDAAKSAMRHLLDRFFGNSPGALAVTLLDDTQLSEDDVAKIKRMLARNRKGSQ, from the coding sequence GTGTCTCGCAAGAAGTCGCGTATTCTCACCGATCACGAGCTTCGGCTCATGGAGGTGCTCTGGAAACGCGGCCGCGCCACCGTCGCCGACGTCGTCGATGCGCTCGCGCCGCCGCCGCTTGCGTACAGCACCGTGCTCACCACGCTGCGTACGCTCGAACAAAAAGGCTATATCGCGCACGATGAAGACGGGCGTTCTTACGTGTATCGGCCGCTGGTTGCTCGCGACGACGCGGCAAAATCCGCCATGCGTCATCTGCTCGATCGCTTCTTCGGCAACTCACCGGGCGCGCTCGCGGTGACGCTGCTCGATGATACCCAGCTCAGCGAAGACGACGTTGCCAAAATCAAACGCATGCTCGCTCGCAATCGGAAGGGCTCGCAATGA
- a CDS encoding MFS transporter, producing MPARDRYKWIALSNTTLAVFMATLDGSIVIIALPAIFRGIQLDPLTSGNFGYLLWMIMGYLLVQAVLVVTLGRFGDMFGRVRIYNAGFAVFTLASVLLSFDPFKGGHGAQWLIGWRLLQALGGSMLTANSAAILTDAFPLQQRGLALGVNQIVGLAGQFIGLVAGGALAIIDWRAVFWINVPVGIFCTVWAYLKLREHGGRARGAIDWWGNLTFAIGLGAILIAITTGIHPYKNHNMGWSSPMTLGSLAAGVILIAAFVLIEQRVAEPMFELNLFRIRAFAAGNLATLAASISRGGLQFMLVIWLQGIWLPLHGYNYDDTPLWAGIYMLPLTAGFLVAGPLSGFLSDLFGSRLFATAGMVLCAASFVGLMLLPINFTYWTFALIIGASGIGTGMFSAPNTSAIMSSVPAARRGVASGMRATFQNSGTLLSIGIFFSLMIAGLARALPTTLTNGLSQQGVPLAAARQIGNLTPVSSLFAAFLGVNPIQHLLAPNGVLARLPLAKQQLLTGKTFFPNLISQPFHEGLLIVFTAATVLSLLAALASQLRGSAATDKLGP from the coding sequence GTGCCTGCACGGGACCGCTACAAGTGGATCGCGCTCTCGAACACGACCCTCGCCGTGTTCATGGCGACGCTCGACGGATCGATCGTCATCATCGCGCTGCCGGCGATCTTTCGCGGCATCCAACTCGATCCGCTGACCTCGGGCAACTTCGGCTACCTGCTGTGGATGATCATGGGGTATCTGCTCGTTCAAGCGGTGCTGGTGGTTACGCTCGGACGTTTCGGCGATATGTTCGGCCGCGTTCGGATCTACAACGCCGGCTTCGCCGTCTTCACGCTCGCCTCGGTCCTGCTTTCGTTCGACCCGTTCAAGGGTGGGCACGGCGCGCAGTGGCTGATCGGCTGGCGGTTGCTGCAAGCGCTCGGCGGTTCGATGCTCACCGCGAATTCGGCCGCGATTTTGACCGACGCGTTTCCGCTTCAGCAGCGCGGTCTCGCGCTCGGCGTCAATCAAATCGTCGGCTTAGCCGGGCAGTTCATCGGGCTCGTGGCCGGCGGCGCACTGGCGATCATCGATTGGCGCGCGGTGTTCTGGATCAACGTGCCGGTCGGCATCTTCTGTACCGTGTGGGCGTACCTCAAACTACGCGAGCATGGCGGTCGCGCGCGCGGCGCCATCGACTGGTGGGGCAACCTCACCTTCGCCATCGGTCTCGGCGCGATCTTGATCGCGATCACGACCGGTATCCATCCGTACAAGAATCACAACATGGGCTGGAGCAGTCCCATGACGCTCGGATCGCTTGCCGCCGGCGTGATTCTGATCGCGGCGTTCGTGCTGATCGAGCAACGCGTGGCCGAACCGATGTTCGAACTGAACCTGTTCCGCATCCGCGCCTTCGCGGCCGGGAATCTCGCGACGCTCGCCGCCTCGATCTCGCGCGGCGGTTTGCAATTCATGCTGGTGATCTGGCTGCAGGGCATTTGGCTGCCGCTTCACGGCTACAACTACGACGATACGCCGCTATGGGCCGGCATCTACATGCTGCCGCTCACCGCCGGATTTCTCGTTGCTGGGCCACTCTCGGGATTTCTTTCGGATCTTTTCGGTTCACGTTTGTTTGCGACGGCCGGCATGGTGCTGTGCGCGGCGAGCTTCGTCGGCCTGATGCTGTTGCCGATCAACTTTACATACTGGACCTTCGCGCTCATCATCGGCGCATCCGGAATCGGCACGGGCATGTTCAGTGCGCCGAATACCTCGGCGATCATGAGCAGCGTTCCCGCGGCGCGGCGCGGCGTCGCATCGGGCATGCGCGCGACGTTTCAGAATTCCGGCACGCTGCTTTCGATCGGTATCTTCTTTTCGCTCATGATCGCGGGGCTCGCGCGCGCGCTGCCGACCACGCTTACGAACGGGTTGTCCCAGCAAGGCGTCCCGCTCGCCGCCGCGCGCCAAATCGGGAACCTTACGCCCGTTTCCTCGCTCTTCGCCGCGTTTCTCGGCGTGAACCCGATCCAGCATCTGCTCGCGCCGAACGGTGTGCTCGCGCGGCTCCCGCTCGCCAAGCAACAACTCCTGACCGGTAAGACCTTCTTCCCAAATCTGATTTCGCAGCCGTTTCACGAGGGACTGCTGATCGTCTTCACGGCGGCAACGGTACTCTCGCTGCTCGCCGCGCTCGCCTCGCAGCTGCGCGGGAGCGCCGCCACCGATAAGCTCGGCCCATGA
- a CDS encoding LysR substrate-binding domain-containing protein, with amino-acid sequence MKDRLEISINHLVTLSLVAQHKSFTRAAEALGVSQPSVSQQIRELERAVEAPVVAQQGRSIALTPLGIDLAEIGRRVSLERDRARRAVALHREGEAGRLTIAASMTTSTYVLPPIIAGLQREHPDTLIELKVGNTHDVAQLVSDDLADLGVVEGAVDRAELVVVPFARDEIICISAPRKRGSGVLEPAEVESETVLVREDGSGTREVAFHALAAHGFRFHRVRPFGTNETIKAGVRQGLGIAWLSRAAVTADLAAGALVELRFSTPPIQREFRYIRRRDTSLTPLGQAFVAALESSNGAS; translated from the coding sequence ATGAAAGACCGCTTAGAGATCAGCATCAATCACCTGGTGACGCTCTCGCTGGTCGCACAGCACAAAAGCTTCACCCGCGCGGCCGAAGCGCTGGGCGTTTCGCAACCTTCGGTCTCACAGCAAATTCGCGAGCTCGAACGGGCGGTCGAAGCGCCGGTCGTCGCGCAGCAAGGCCGGTCGATCGCGCTCACGCCGCTTGGAATCGATTTGGCCGAGATCGGACGGCGTGTATCGCTCGAGCGGGATCGCGCACGTCGCGCGGTCGCGCTGCATCGCGAAGGCGAGGCGGGCCGTCTGACGATCGCCGCGAGCATGACCACCAGCACCTACGTCTTGCCGCCGATAATCGCCGGGTTGCAACGCGAGCATCCCGACACGCTGATCGAGTTGAAGGTGGGTAATACGCACGACGTAGCGCAGCTGGTTTCCGACGATCTCGCCGATCTCGGCGTGGTCGAAGGCGCGGTCGACCGCGCGGAACTGGTCGTCGTTCCGTTCGCGCGCGATGAAATCATCTGCATTAGCGCGCCGCGAAAACGGGGATCGGGCGTTCTTGAACCGGCAGAGGTCGAGTCGGAAACCGTGCTCGTCCGCGAAGACGGTTCGGGCACGCGTGAGGTTGCGTTTCATGCGCTCGCCGCGCACGGATTCCGGTTTCACCGCGTTCGTCCGTTCGGAACCAACGAAACCATCAAGGCAGGCGTGCGGCAAGGACTCGGCATTGCGTGGTTGTCGCGCGCCGCCGTCACCGCCGACTTGGCAGCGGGAGCCCTCGTGGAACTTCGGTTTTCCACCCCGCCGATCCAGCGCGAATTTCGCTACATCCGGAGGCGCGATACCTCGCTCACGCCGCTCGGTCAAGCGTTCGTCGCTGCGTTGGAATCATCTAATGGAGCGTCGTGA